The stretch of DNA ACTGTGCGAGTTGGGAGCCAGATCAATCAACGATCGATGTATTGTTTCGACGCGATAAAAATGCGAGTGAATTTACAGTGAAAAGTCCTCTTGAGCGGCGCGAGCAGCGACTTATTGAGGTCCCCAAAACCAAGCATACGATTCTCTCTGGTATAAGCAGAATTGATTCTACGCCAATTGAACAAATTTCCCGACGTGTGTTTGCACAGTCAGCGCCTAGTTTCCTCCCAAAACTGCCTATTTCCAAAGAAAATACTTCGCCAAGTGCATCAAGAAATTCGTCCATAACGGAGGTTGCCTCCGATGAACGAACCGTTAATAAAGGAGATGATGCTTCAAGTAGCTTTCGAACGGCCAGAGATGAGTTGCATATTCAAAATATtaaggttttttcattgttgttTTCAGATATGAAATTATACAGTTATACTGTTTTCCATTCTTTCAGAAATATGGAAAGGCAAATGCAACGGATAAGGCACCCTTGTTTGCTTACGGCAAGAAAACTCTTGGTGGGCGAAGAACGCTCGGGAGTAGGTATGTTTGTCCGGTACGTAACGAAGAGTCGAGCGACTCTAAACAATTTAGTTCGCCGACTTCATCAAGTCACAGCCAGGATAGTCCGGACCAAGAAATAGACGAACGCTTGCGCCACATCGACCCCAAAATGGTCGAGTTGATTCGAAGTGAAATAATGGACCATTTTACTCCTCTCGTGTGGGATGATATTGCTGGTTTGGATTATGCCAAAACAATTATTCAAGAAGCGGTTGTGTGGCCTATTTTGAGACCAGATATTTTCACTGGACTGCGCAAACCTCCACGCGGTATCCTTCTATTTGGACCTCCCGGCACGGGAAAGACACTGATTGGCAAATGCATTGCATCACAATCGAAATCGACGTTCTTCAGCATCAGCGCATCTTCGCTGACGTCCAAATGGATTGGCGATGGCGAAAAAATGGTGCGAGCACTATTTGCCGTTGCTTCCGTACATCAGCCAGCTGTGGTATTCATCGACGAAATTGATTCTCTTTTGTGTCAACGATCAGAAACTGAACATGAAAGCTCGAGACGATTGAAGACTGAATTTCTGATTCAGCTAGACGGTGCCGCGACGGCAGAAGATGAACGTATACTGATTGTCGGTGCCACGAATCGTCCTCAGGAACTGGATGAGGCAGCTCGTCGCCGTCTTGTTAAAAGATTGTACATTCCCTTGCCGGAACTTTCCGCCAGGGTACAGATACTAACCCGTTTGTTGAATAATGAGAGGAACTCTTTGACAGAGAAAGAGATTAATGAGATTGGACTTTTGTCGGACGGATTTTCCGGGGCTGACATGAAAGTGTTATGCCACGAAGCATCAATGGGGCCGATTCGTTCGATTCCCTTTGACCAGCTAGGTCACATAGAGAAGGATCAGGTACGTCCGGTTAACTATGACGACTTCAAATCGGCTTTAACCCGGGTCAGGGCCAGTGTATCGCAGAATGACTTAACGCAGTATGTACAGTGGGATCGGCTGTACGGATCAGGCACATGCTGTTGAATAATTTGTTGGTGATGCCTTCTTTACTGAATATGTATATCTGTTCGAAGAATACGGATAAGTTCTTGTGGAAATAAAAGCTAAATTCTACAATATCTTCTtctatacacccatacctctctTTACGacttagatacgttccacgaaactcggccgcaaagcgaaaagccgtatattgaatcaattattctgatacaaattcatacaagttCAATCGGATCGGTTCTAAATGCggaaaatatgtaacatggtttatcattgaaaatacatatcttatcttctttgtttttaagaggctttaaactttgcagttcattcgcctctaagtaaatacatattatcttttcattttatttgtacataaaataatTACCGATTAGAGtgcggaaaaaaaatctgaatattttttttctcagattgTTACCTCCATATCccatttttaattgcgattttagtaattttgtacaaacaatattcaaataatttaaccatCGGTCGTTTTTCAAATAGGAGGAGTTTATTcatgttgttaaatgacagatggcgctagatctaactttcatccacacattcgcaagtaacctcacttcGTCCAAAGGCAGGcgtatcgccggcgagctgggagcatttttgaatgagcacaacgaactattgaaatacttcaaatcacacttgctcgatttacaaaatgacaataacgttattgtcatcaattctgataaaacatttgctggagagcacgtgtctaGATTCAGTGTGCAAGCACTACTAAAATCATAGAAGGTGTCtgcacaatgacgcgagaaattgtgattcgaagaaaaaacaataatctggaattcatcgttaacgcacatcgttcatacgactctctccatgttctgcttcaatagcactaacgattccaacgttcgccttctcatcatagtattacttgcatcatttttagtagtacttagttgagatttctataccaaacaacacaccttgaatgtattctgagtggcaagctctagaatgtgtGTGACCTCAATGCATGTCAGAAGaaatatctttgacgaaaaatgcccgaccgttctgaaagaacaagatgaatattgcacaaacattagacaacgtgatcctgccacaggtactccattcattatgaacataattactcattttgaaataaCATTTATGAATGGATTTATCAGACGAATAAAATAGAGGAGTGCGCTCGAAGGATTCtatgtgtatcgtatgatgTCATTATATGATGTGAGCTATACCAACATCTTatggtcgacatgtacgcgaagctagagagcgaacgactgcgattgcTACGACctaatcaacaacaacaacaagcctGAGGAAGGATACATTCACTTGGGAAACGTTTTCGTGAGCAACGCCGTAACAGCGTCAGAGTCAAAATTATCCGAAaggattgcaattttgcattctgaaatccgatcgactcaaatccaatcgagttgtgcaaatttGTCAACCTTGCgacgcaattcgacatagacaacattgaactccgtgttccatttctatgaagtgaaaatgcaaaatggaTATTTGGGAGGAATAAACGCGCTTTTAaaccattttttaatgaaagttaATTCAACATATCGAAAATGTGCTCGATGTGAGAAagcaacacattctctgcaattgggggataaatcttgaacgaaaattgtgtctgacaacagaatgtcccgcgtaagattacttCCTGCTAAACATCCCGCATTTGGcagaagaaacgaaaatgtcccgcgatatcaatatattttaatattacaatttgatcatgttgattttattaaatggatgaaccacaaaaaaacttttatttgacagACTGTTAAAGAGATCTTCCAATGCATCccaagattaatacgttgagctggtttcatcgcaccgaaagtggactttttgtttagagagtgtcaaagagtgtcaaatggaaacgacagcaacaaaattagaaaattatttttatgaaagtctcctattgatccgcagggaccaacgtgagtcagacgaaaagttcatctttggtcccctagctcggtcagggcttaacttgttaaataagccggaataaCTAGCGTATACGGGACAGGAAGagacagggttgtttgatgaagcattgtaaatgaaacgcttggcgaccttacggaagttggccggaacttcAACTATGGCCGATGAGAAGATGTATGTcagcgtgttcttttaccttttcgtggctttggtggtcggctgtctctccattttggctattcgcccaaaagttttctatcggtcgcagctgggggatgttgggaaggttggcggatTATCTCCAGTCGATCGATCcaccagtgatcttttggcataatgggctgatcccaggttcgaccacatcaccttcgcaacttccggcaagaacttcgtactgtatatctcccagtttaccatatgactcgaaaggagagcggcttggacattcctttCTCGTTTTGTCTTCttggagaacttgatgtgggtgATAAATTCGTCGCCATCACTtatctggggaacgtaaagtatccgGTCCCTTTCATTCGTTAAATTCTATCATCAAGTACGttttgtctttcattatgagaacgaaaaaaagtttttcacttctttaacCGGAAAGAAGTTTATCACCGGTATCTTAAGCTACTTCTTCTGGaggattgcctgctgctcagatacggccggtctcgtctgacgcttccgcataaaaatgtccattttgaccagattctccttcatcatttgaccggttgcttcgatctcccggcttaaggaacGGCAGAGAGagaatattgt from Toxorhynchites rutilus septentrionalis strain SRP chromosome 3, ASM2978413v1, whole genome shotgun sequence encodes:
- the LOC129776986 gene encoding fidgetin-like protein 1, giving the protein MQDPTNLEYMHCILQALDDSKQNKDAFEKVAKLRVATSELFAEAVETNDEKFACSLLQQHLDAYQDAVIDPDSVNNYCDDVMTLLASRAEDDEHEDGGIRESLLGDPLTYLTEERACQGHFEDCASWEPDQSTIDVLFRRDKNASEFTVKSPLERREQRLIEVPKTKHTILSGISRIDSTPIEQISRRVFAQSAPSFLPKLPISKENTSPSASRNSSITEVASDERTVNKGDDASSSFRTARDELHIQNIKKYGKANATDKAPLFAYGKKTLGGRRTLGSRYVCPVRNEESSDSKQFSSPTSSSHSQDSPDQEIDERLRHIDPKMVELIRSEIMDHFTPLVWDDIAGLDYAKTIIQEAVVWPILRPDIFTGLRKPPRGILLFGPPGTGKTLIGKCIASQSKSTFFSISASSLTSKWIGDGEKMVRALFAVASVHQPAVVFIDEIDSLLCQRSETEHESSRRLKTEFLIQLDGAATAEDERILIVGATNRPQELDEAARRRLVKRLYIPLPELSARVQILTRLLNNERNSLTEKEINEIGLLSDGFSGADMKVLCHEASMGPIRSIPFDQLGHIEKDQVRPVNYDDFKSALTRVRASVSQNDLTQYVQWDRLYGSGTCC